In Fusobacterium massiliense, the genomic stretch TAAATTTAATGTCCCTTCAGATTTTGCTTTTAGATATTCTTGAACAAGTTTTAAATCATATTCTTCTTCAATTTTTTCAAAAATGATATTTTTTATGTATTGAGATAAATTTGTTCCTTTACTTTTAACATAATTT encodes the following:
- the relB gene encoding type II toxin-antitoxin system RelB family antitoxin; translated protein: MSVVSIRFNDEEEEIVKNYVKSKGTNLSQYIKNIIFEKIEEEYDLKLVQEYLKAKSEGTLNLIPFEEAVKEWDIE